In one window of Pseudomonas sp. IAC-BECa141 DNA:
- the uca gene encoding urea carboxylase, whose translation MFEKVLIANRGAIACRILRTLHELHVEGVAVYSEADAASLHILQAEEAHSLGEGAAAGTYLAVDKILAIAKASGATAIHPGYGFLSENAAFAEACANHGIAFIGPTPEQLRVFGLKHTARALAKQHGVPMLEGTELLDSLEAALIAGEQVGYPVMLKSTAGGGGIGMRVCRNPGELSESFDAVKRLGQNNFSDAGVFIEKYIQRARHLEVQVFGDGHGAVIALGVRDCSVQRRNQKVLEETPAPNLPEGMADALCAAAIKLAKAVNYRSAGTVEFVFDSDAQRFYFLEVNTRLQVEHGVTEQVWGVDLVRWMIELAAGDLPPLAELFAGLQPQGHAIQARLYAEDPGRDFQPSPGLLTAVDFPVANGRYLRIDTWVEAGCEIPPYFDPMIAKIISWAPTREQARTDLHQALGDSQLYGVETNRDYLRQILLDTPFASGQPWTRCLEGLVYRANTFEVLSAGTQTSVQDYPGRLGYWAVGVPPSGPMDSRALRLGNRLLGNDEGLAALEITMSGPLLRFNCDAVVAVTGAPIALTLDGQPQAMNTALLIPAGSQLHLGNLSGAGARSYLCLRGGLQVPDYLGSKSTFTLGQFGGHGGRALRAGDVLHLAALSERSAGQTLAPQHVSELPAVRRIRVIYGPHGAPEYFTENYIDTFFATQWEVHFNSSRTGVRLIGPKPEWVRADGGEAGLHPSNIHDNPYAIGAVDFTGDMPVILGPDGPSLGGFVCPVTVIEADLWQLGQLKAGDKVQFVPVDLKTARDLTLKWDSCESAIASDEVDAVSARALSLASQLPQGLVSPVVLELGQDDKRLVGRVSGDTHLLLEIGAPELDLVLRFRAHALMQALEGKNLHGVIDLTPGIRSLQIHYQPEQLPLADLLGIVAGEWDAVCAAGDLQVPSRIVHLPLSWDDPACQLAIEKYMTTVRKDAPWCPSNLEFIRRINDLPNLDEVQRTVFDASYLVMGLGDVYLGAPVATPLDPRHRLVTTKYNPARTWTAENSVGIGGAYLCVYGMEGPGGYQFVGRTLQMWNRYREVAAFEGKPWLLRFFDQIRFYPVTAEELLRIRRDFPLGRFDLNIEQSQLNLGEYQAFLNREAESIHAFRQQQQAAFNAERERWIASGQAHFDSEEAVSQSCEEMPLACGQQSVDSHIAGNLWQVQVEVGSRVAAGDALVILESMKMEIPVLAPLPGVVREIRVQPGSAVRAGQRVVVLELD comes from the coding sequence ATGTTCGAAAAAGTCCTGATTGCCAACCGTGGCGCGATTGCCTGCCGCATTCTGCGCACCTTGCATGAACTGCACGTCGAAGGCGTCGCGGTCTACTCCGAAGCCGATGCCGCCAGCCTGCACATCCTGCAAGCTGAAGAAGCGCACAGCCTCGGCGAAGGGGCAGCGGCCGGCACCTATCTGGCCGTGGACAAGATTCTCGCCATCGCCAAAGCCAGTGGCGCCACAGCAATCCACCCCGGTTACGGCTTCCTTTCGGAAAACGCCGCGTTCGCCGAAGCCTGCGCAAACCATGGCATTGCCTTCATCGGCCCGACACCGGAGCAACTGCGGGTGTTCGGCCTCAAGCACACCGCACGCGCCCTGGCCAAACAGCACGGTGTGCCGATGCTTGAAGGCACCGAACTGCTCGACAGCCTTGAGGCCGCACTGATTGCCGGCGAACAGGTCGGTTATCCGGTAATGCTCAAAAGCACTGCCGGTGGCGGTGGCATCGGCATGCGCGTGTGCCGTAACCCCGGCGAACTGAGCGAGTCTTTCGACGCAGTGAAGCGCCTCGGTCAGAACAACTTCAGCGACGCCGGCGTGTTCATCGAGAAGTACATCCAGCGTGCGCGGCATCTGGAGGTGCAGGTGTTCGGCGACGGCCACGGCGCGGTGATCGCCCTCGGCGTGCGCGACTGCTCGGTGCAGCGGCGCAATCAGAAAGTCCTTGAAGAAACCCCGGCACCGAACCTGCCCGAAGGCATGGCGGATGCGCTGTGCGCGGCGGCGATCAAACTGGCCAAGGCAGTGAATTACCGCAGCGCCGGCACCGTCGAATTCGTTTTCGACAGCGATGCGCAGCGCTTCTATTTTCTGGAAGTGAACACCCGGTTGCAGGTTGAGCACGGCGTCACCGAACAGGTGTGGGGCGTCGATCTGGTGCGCTGGATGATCGAGTTGGCGGCCGGTGACTTGCCGCCGCTGGCCGAGTTGTTCGCAGGCCTGCAACCGCAAGGGCATGCGATTCAGGCGCGGCTGTATGCCGAGGATCCGGGCCGCGATTTCCAGCCCAGCCCCGGCTTGCTGACGGCGGTCGATTTCCCGGTCGCCAATGGCCGGTACCTGCGCATCGACACCTGGGTCGAGGCCGGTTGTGAGATCCCGCCCTACTTCGATCCGATGATCGCCAAAATCATCAGCTGGGCGCCGACCCGCGAACAGGCCCGCACCGATCTGCATCAGGCCCTCGGCGACAGCCAGCTGTACGGCGTGGAAACCAACCGCGACTACCTGCGGCAGATTCTGCTCGATACGCCTTTCGCCAGCGGCCAGCCCTGGACCCGTTGCCTGGAAGGCCTGGTGTACCGGGCCAACACGTTTGAAGTGCTGAGCGCCGGCACCCAGACCAGCGTCCAGGACTACCCCGGTCGCCTCGGCTACTGGGCGGTCGGCGTGCCACCCTCGGGGCCGATGGACAGTCGCGCGCTGCGTCTGGGCAATCGTCTACTGGGCAACGATGAAGGCCTGGCGGCGCTGGAAATCACCATGAGCGGGCCGTTACTGCGCTTCAATTGCGATGCGGTGGTGGCCGTGACCGGCGCACCGATTGCCCTGACACTCGACGGTCAGCCGCAGGCGATGAATACCGCCCTGCTGATCCCCGCGGGCAGCCAGCTGCATCTGGGCAATCTGTCGGGCGCCGGAGCCCGCAGCTACCTGTGCCTGCGCGGCGGGTTGCAAGTGCCGGATTATCTGGGCAGCAAAAGCACCTTCACCCTCGGTCAGTTCGGTGGTCATGGCGGACGGGCCTTGCGCGCCGGCGACGTATTGCATCTGGCCGCCCTGAGTGAGCGCAGCGCCGGGCAGACATTGGCGCCCCAACACGTCAGCGAATTACCTGCCGTGCGCCGGATCCGCGTCATCTACGGCCCCCATGGCGCGCCTGAGTATTTCACTGAAAACTACATCGACACCTTTTTCGCCACGCAATGGGAAGTGCATTTCAACTCCAGCCGCACCGGCGTGCGCCTGATCGGACCGAAACCGGAGTGGGTGCGCGCCGACGGCGGCGAGGCCGGCCTGCATCCGTCGAACATTCACGACAATCCCTACGCCATCGGTGCGGTGGACTTCACCGGTGACATGCCGGTGATCCTCGGCCCGGACGGCCCGAGCCTTGGCGGTTTCGTGTGCCCGGTGACGGTGATCGAGGCGGATCTCTGGCAACTGGGTCAACTCAAGGCCGGGGACAAAGTGCAGTTCGTGCCCGTCGACCTCAAGACCGCACGCGATCTCACTCTGAAATGGGATTCCTGTGAAAGCGCGATTGCCAGCGATGAAGTTGACGCGGTGTCTGCTCGGGCCCTGTCGCTGGCAAGCCAGCTCCCACAGGGCCTGGTTTCGCCTGTGGTTCTGGAATTGGGTCAGGACGACAAGCGGCTGGTCGGGCGTGTGTCCGGCGATACCCATCTGCTGCTGGAAATCGGCGCCCCGGAGCTGGATCTGGTCCTGCGCTTCCGGGCCCACGCACTGATGCAGGCGCTGGAAGGCAAAAACCTGCACGGCGTGATCGACCTGACACCCGGCATTCGTTCACTGCAGATCCACTATCAGCCCGAACAACTGCCGCTGGCCGATCTGCTCGGAATCGTTGCGGGCGAGTGGGATGCCGTGTGCGCTGCCGGGGATCTGCAAGTACCGTCGCGCATCGTCCACCTGCCATTGTCTTGGGACGATCCGGCCTGCCAGTTGGCGATCGAGAAATACATGACCACCGTGCGCAAGGACGCGCCGTGGTGCCCGAGCAATCTGGAGTTCATCCGCCGCATCAATGACCTGCCCAACCTCGACGAGGTGCAACGCACAGTGTTCGATGCGAGCTATCTGGTGATGGGCCTCGGTGATGTCTACCTCGGTGCGCCGGTCGCCACACCGCTCGATCCGCGCCATCGGCTGGTGACCACCAAGTACAACCCGGCGCGCACCTGGACCGCCGAAAACTCGGTGGGCATCGGCGGCGCCTACCTGTGCGTCTACGGCATGGAAGGCCCGGGCGGATACCAGTTCGTCGGGCGTACCTTGCAGATGTGGAACCGCTATCGCGAAGTCGCCGCGTTCGAAGGCAAACCGTGGCTGCTGCGGTTTTTCGATCAGATCCGTTTCTACCCGGTCACCGCCGAAGAACTGCTGCGCATCCGCCGCGACTTTCCTCTCGGCCGCTTCGACCTGAACATCGAACAGAGCCAGCTCAACCTCGGCGAATATCAAGCGTTTCTCAACCGCGAGGCCGAGAGCATCCACGCCTTTCGCCAGCAACAACAAGCCGCGTTCAACGCCGAGCGCGAACGCTGGATCGCCAGCGGCCAGGCGCATTTCGACAGCGAAGAGGCCGTGTCGCAAAGCTGCGAAGAAATGCCACTGGCCTGCGGTCAGCAGAGTGTCGACAGCCATATCGCCGGCAACCTGTGGCAGGTCCAGGTCGAGGTCGGAAGTCGCGTCGCGGCCGGCGATGCGTTGGTGATCCTGGAGTCGATGAAGATGGAAATCCCCGTACTCGCACCGCTGCCCGGCGTGGTCCGGGAGATTCGCGTGCAACCCGGTTCGGCGGTACGCGCCGGTCAACGGGTCGTGGTGCTGGAACTCGACTGA
- a CDS encoding urea amidolyase associated protein UAAP2, whose protein sequence is MSVAIATSQKQPDAAVYRATIPAGEPWLMEVKAGQTLRILDLEGNQAVDTLFYSAANPRERYDVQRTLRRQNNVYLSTGSVLYSNLGKPMLTIIADTCGRHDTLGGACAQESNTVRYALEKRYMHSCRDNYLRACAHDGRLGKGDIGPNINFFMNVPVTAEGGLTFEDGISAPGKYVDLRAEMDVIVLISNCPQLNNPCNAYNPTPAELLVWN, encoded by the coding sequence ATGTCAGTTGCTATCGCCACTTCGCAAAAACAACCGGACGCGGCGGTATACCGCGCCACCATTCCCGCCGGCGAACCCTGGCTGATGGAGGTCAAGGCCGGCCAGACCCTGCGCATCCTCGATCTGGAAGGTAATCAGGCGGTCGACACCTTGTTTTATAGCGCTGCCAATCCCCGTGAGCGCTACGACGTGCAACGCACACTGCGCCGGCAAAACAACGTTTACCTGAGCACCGGCAGCGTTTTGTATTCCAACCTCGGCAAACCGATGCTGACGATCATCGCCGACACCTGCGGCCGCCACGACACCCTCGGCGGCGCCTGCGCGCAAGAGAGCAACACCGTGCGCTACGCCTTGGAAAAACGCTACATGCACAGCTGCCGCGACAACTACCTGCGCGCCTGCGCTCACGACGGGCGCCTGGGCAAAGGTGACATCGGGCCGAACATCAATTTCTTCATGAACGTGCCGGTCACTGCCGAGGGCGGCCTGACCTTCGAAGACGGAATTTCCGCCCCCGGCAAATACGTCGACTTGCGCGCGGAGATGGACGTGATCGTGCTGATTTCCAACTGCCCGCAACTGAACAACCCGTGCAACGCCTACAACCCGACACCTGCGGAGCTACTGGTATGGAACTGA
- a CDS encoding urea amidolyase associated protein UAAP1 has product MTDSTRIFPPFAEETLPGGGHRSFVLKRGQLLRLTDLRGGANVSLTLLNANEKTERLNLPDSLKCQHTAKLTAGHCLYSDMGRVLAAITADTCGWSDSLGGVLCAEEVAEKYGQGRYQELRNGFFRNGTDNLLVELGKWGLGLSDLLMTLNLFSRVNVDDSGRLHFVEGHSQAGDYIELYAPMDTLVVLTALQHPLDPSPQYAPKPLKLSWMNADPSVAEHCRTSRPENERGFINTDRLFA; this is encoded by the coding sequence ATGACTGATTCAACCCGAATTTTTCCGCCCTTCGCCGAAGAAACCCTGCCCGGCGGCGGCCATCGCTCCTTCGTCTTGAAACGCGGGCAGCTGCTGCGCCTGACGGATCTGCGCGGTGGTGCCAACGTCAGCCTGACCTTGCTCAACGCCAACGAAAAAACCGAGCGCCTGAACCTGCCCGACAGCCTCAAATGTCAACACACCGCCAAGCTGACCGCGGGCCATTGCCTCTACTCGGACATGGGCCGCGTGCTGGCGGCGATCACGGCGGATACCTGCGGCTGGAGTGACAGTCTCGGCGGCGTGCTGTGCGCCGAGGAAGTCGCGGAGAAATACGGCCAGGGCCGCTATCAGGAACTGCGCAACGGCTTCTTTCGCAACGGCACCGACAACCTGCTGGTGGAGCTCGGCAAGTGGGGGCTGGGCCTGTCCGACCTGCTGATGACCCTCAACCTGTTCAGCCGGGTCAACGTCGACGACAGCGGGCGTTTGCACTTTGTCGAAGGCCATTCGCAGGCCGGTGACTACATCGAACTCTATGCACCGATGGACACCCTGGTTGTGCTCACAGCCCTGCAACATCCACTGGATCCGTCGCCGCAATACGCGCCCAAACCGCTGAAGCTGAGCTGGATGAACGCCGACCCGAGCGTCGCCGAGCACTGCCGTACCTCGCGCCCGGAGAACGAGCGCGGCTTTATCAACACCGACCGTTTGTTCGCCTGA
- a CDS encoding ABC transporter ATP-binding protein: MSFITVKNVWQQYADQVVLEGLNLNVNEGEFCTLVGASGCGKSTFLRLLLGQETASRGEILLDGQPLAREPDASRGVVFQRYSVFPHLSVLDNVALGLELPRAPLLGRLFGSAKRDTREQATALLQKVGLGHALDKYPAQLSGGMQQRLAIAQALIMKPRVLLLDEPFGALDPGIRKDMHALLLELWRETQLTVFMVTHDLSEGFSLGTRLLVFDKVRLDPHAPGAYGARITYDIPLNSDRRAQRAAVDALPEQLASALRTA; encoded by the coding sequence ATGAGCTTCATCACAGTGAAAAACGTCTGGCAGCAATACGCCGACCAAGTGGTGCTCGAAGGGCTGAACCTCAACGTCAACGAGGGTGAGTTCTGCACGCTGGTCGGAGCTTCGGGCTGCGGTAAATCGACCTTCCTGCGCCTGCTGCTGGGTCAGGAAACCGCCAGTCGCGGCGAGATTCTGCTCGACGGCCAGCCACTGGCCCGCGAACCGGATGCCAGCCGTGGCGTGGTGTTCCAGCGCTACTCGGTGTTCCCGCACTTGAGCGTGCTGGACAACGTCGCCCTCGGCCTCGAACTGCCCCGGGCGCCACTGCTCGGGCGTCTGTTCGGCAGCGCCAAACGCGACACCCGCGAACAGGCCACGGCGCTGCTGCAAAAAGTCGGCCTCGGCCACGCGCTGGACAAGTACCCGGCGCAACTGTCCGGCGGCATGCAACAGCGGCTGGCGATCGCCCAGGCGTTGATCATGAAACCGCGCGTGTTGCTGCTCGACGAACCGTTCGGCGCGCTCGATCCGGGCATTCGCAAGGACATGCACGCGCTGCTGCTGGAGCTGTGGCGCGAGACGCAACTGACCGTATTCATGGTCACCCACGACCTGTCCGAAGGCTTCAGCCTCGGCACCCGTCTGCTGGTGTTCGACAAGGTCCGCCTCGACCCGCACGCCCCCGGCGCCTATGGCGCCCGCATCACCTACGACATCCCTTTGAACAGCGACCGCCGTGCCCAACGCGCCGCCGTCGACGCCCTGCCGGAGCAACTGGCGAGCGCCCTTCGAACCGCTTGA
- a CDS encoding ABC transporter permease, whose protein sequence is MRLINRHPDRPSRLLLVILPFALVLFAYFMGSAERLAENPNDKLLPSAVQMTDAVKRLAFNADSRTGEYLLWQDTAASLQRLAIGLGIAALAGLCLGIAAGTLPLFGAPLSPMLTVLSMVPPLAILPILFIVFGLGELSKVMLIVIGITPALARDLEQRARDIPVELLIKAQTLGASTWTLMLRVVLPQLLPRLLISLRLMLGSAWLFLIAAEAIASTDGLGYRIFLVRRYLAMDVILPYVVWITLLAWLMDWGLKCLTRRAFPWYEGAAK, encoded by the coding sequence ATGCGCCTGATCAATCGCCACCCGGATCGCCCCAGTCGTCTGCTGCTGGTGATCCTGCCGTTCGCCCTGGTGCTGTTCGCCTATTTCATGGGCTCGGCCGAACGTCTGGCGGAGAACCCCAACGACAAACTGCTGCCCAGTGCCGTGCAGATGACCGATGCGGTGAAACGCCTGGCATTCAATGCCGACAGCCGCACCGGTGAATATCTGCTCTGGCAGGACACTGCCGCGAGCCTGCAACGACTGGCCATCGGCCTCGGTATCGCCGCGCTGGCCGGGCTGTGCCTGGGCATCGCGGCCGGAACCCTGCCGCTGTTCGGCGCACCGTTGTCGCCGATGCTGACGGTGTTATCGATGGTGCCACCCCTGGCGATCCTGCCGATTCTGTTCATCGTCTTCGGCCTCGGCGAGCTGTCGAAGGTGATGCTGATCGTGATCGGTATCACCCCGGCTCTCGCCCGAGATCTGGAACAGCGCGCGCGGGACATTCCGGTCGAACTGCTGATCAAGGCGCAGACCCTCGGCGCCTCGACCTGGACCCTGATGCTGCGTGTGGTTCTGCCGCAGCTGTTGCCGCGTCTGCTGATTTCACTGCGGCTGATGCTCGGTTCGGCGTGGCTGTTCCTGATCGCCGCCGAAGCCATCGCCTCCACCGACGGTCTGGGCTACCGGATTTTCCTCGTGCGTCGTTACCTGGCGATGGATGTGATTCTGCCGTACGTGGTGTGGATCACCCTGCTCGCCTGGCTGATGGACTGGGGCCTCAAGTGCCTGACCCGGCGTGCATTCCCCTGGTATGAGGGGGCAGCCAAATGA
- a CDS encoding putative urea ABC transporter substrate-binding protein: MSRLRLPALLAAAFAALVSTQSPAAQKDHFSVCWTIYAGWMPWEYAGSQGIVDKWAKKYGIKIDVVQLNDYVESINQYTAGQFDGCTMTNMDALTIPAAGGVDSTALIVSDFSNGNDGIVLKGEGKKVADLKGMDVNLVELSVSHYLLARALDSVDLTEKDLKVVNTSDADISAAFNTEQVNAVTTWNPMLSDIKAKPGVTEVFNSSQIPGEIMDMMVVNSATLKDNPALGKALTGAWFEVVELMNAKNAASKAALEHMAKASGTDLAGFQAQLDTTKLFATPKEALAFATSKQLPETMRRVAEFSFEHGLLGEGAKDTSAVGMAFANGVTSGDTANLKLRFDPTYVQMAADAKL; the protein is encoded by the coding sequence TTCGCCGCGCTCGTCAGCACCCAATCCCCCGCCGCGCAGAAAGACCACTTCAGTGTCTGCTGGACGATCTACGCCGGCTGGATGCCATGGGAATATGCCGGCAGCCAGGGCATCGTCGATAAATGGGCGAAGAAATACGGGATCAAGATCGACGTGGTCCAGCTCAACGATTACGTCGAATCGATCAATCAGTACACCGCCGGTCAGTTCGACGGCTGCACCATGACCAACATGGACGCGTTGACCATCCCGGCCGCCGGCGGCGTCGACAGCACCGCGCTGATCGTCAGCGATTTCTCCAACGGCAACGACGGCATCGTTCTCAAAGGCGAGGGCAAGAAAGTTGCCGACCTCAAGGGCATGGACGTCAACCTGGTCGAACTGTCGGTCTCGCATTACCTGCTGGCCCGCGCGCTGGACTCGGTCGACCTGACCGAGAAAGACCTGAAAGTGGTCAACACCTCCGATGCCGACATTTCTGCCGCCTTCAACACCGAGCAGGTCAACGCCGTCACCACCTGGAACCCGATGCTCTCGGACATCAAGGCCAAACCCGGCGTGACCGAAGTCTTCAATTCCAGCCAGATCCCCGGCGAAATCATGGACATGATGGTGGTCAACAGCGCCACCCTCAAAGACAACCCGGCCCTGGGCAAGGCGCTGACCGGCGCGTGGTTCGAAGTGGTCGAGCTGATGAACGCAAAAAACGCTGCGAGCAAAGCCGCGCTGGAGCACATGGCCAAGGCCTCGGGCACCGACCTGGCCGGATTCCAGGCGCAACTGGACACCACCAAACTGTTCGCCACCCCCAAAGAAGCCCTGGCGTTCGCCACCAGCAAGCAACTGCCGGAAACCATGCGCAGGGTCGCCGAGTTTTCGTTTGAGCACGGTTTGCTCGGCGAAGGCGCGAAAGACACCAGTGCGGTCGGCATGGCGTTCGCCAACGGCGTGACCAGCGGCGACACCGCCAATCTCAAGCTGCGTTTCGATCCGACCTACGTGCAGATGGCCGCCGACGCCAAGCTGTAA